The Thermoplasmata archaeon DNA window CCCCCGGGAACCCGAGCCGTTTTCCGCGCGAGCTCGGTCGGGAGCGGCCGATGGCGTTCGAGTTCCTCAGCCCGGACCGCCTGACCGACGGGGTCGTCGACCTCGTGATCGAGTCGCGCGAGCCGGCGGACCCCGAGAAAGGGCACGCGCCGATGTACCGGTACCGCATCGAACTGCACGGGAGCGGCGATCCGGTCGGCCAGCTTCGTTTTCGAGTCGGACACACGCCGCTCCTGGAAATGGCCGGACATCTCGGTTACCAGGTCGAGGAGGCCCACCGGGGCCATGGCTACGCCGAGCGCGCCTGCCGTCTGGTGCGCTCCGTGGCGCTCGCCCACGGATTCGATCGCCTGCGGATCACGCTGGAACCGAGCAACGCCGCTTCGCGCCGCACGGTGGAGAAGCTCGGGGCGGAGTACCGGGACACCGTCGAGCTCCCGGCGGACCACCCGATGTTCCGCGAGGATCGGCAGCGGCTGCGGCGCTACGACTGGACGATCCGTTCGTCCCGCTGAGCCACCGCTGACCCCGCGCGGGCCGCGCGATCTCCATCAGGGCTCGTCGGTCGGCACCTCGGGGTTCTGAGTGTCCCCGAGCTCGTGGGGCTTCTTCTTGAACATCCGCTCGCTCATGCGCTGGAGCCGCGCCATCTGGGCATCGATGTCCTCGACCGGCGGCTCGACCGGGGGTGGCGGGGCGGGGGCGGACGGTGCTGGCCGGGAGAATCCGTCGGCCGGCCCGCGCGGCGCGGGGGGTGCGGAGGCCGTCGGACCCGACGGGTGGACCCCGGCCGCCGGGGCCGCCTCCTCCCACGGCGCGACGGGGCGAGCGCGCGACGCCGCCCGGGACGGGCGCGTCCCGCGGCGGCGCCGGTCGAACACCATCAGGAGGACGAACAGGAGTCCGATCACGACCGCCGCGACCACGACGATCCACCACGGGAAGCTGCCGGTCGACGCCGGCGGCGGAACGGTCGAGCCGGTGACCGTGAACTCGACCGTCAGGGTGTGGTTGCCCTCGGCGATCGTCACGGGATGGACCCCGGCCGGAGCGCCGCCGGGCACGACGAACGAGCAGGCGAAGGCCCCGGTCGCGCTCGTGGTGCCGCTACACAGCACCTTCGAGGCGTTCCAGCTGACCGTGTAGGTCTGATCGGCGTCGAACCCGCTACCGGAAAGCTGGGCGAGCGCGCCGGCGGCGCCGCTCCCAGGGGAGAGCGCGGCGCCGGGGATGAGGGAGAATGACGCCGACGCGGAGAGTCCACCCTCCGCAGCTACGATCCCGTAGACGTCGGCCACGGCCGCCGGCGTCGTGAACGTGCACGAGAAACCGCCGACGGCCGAGGTGAGGTTCGCGCACAGGACCGGCCCGAGCCCCCAGGAGACGTTCACCGCGACGTTCGCGGCGAACCCGGCGCCCGTCGCGACGACCGTCGCTCCCACGACTCCGGAGGTCAGCGAGAGGCCGAGCGACGGCTGGATGTCGAAGTTCGTGCCCGCTTCGTCCGTCCCGGAGCCCGCGAGCACGCCGGCGGGCCCGGCCGGCGTGGCCGGGACCGTGAACGCGCAACTGAAGCCTCCGAAGCTGTTGGTCACTCCGGCGCAGACGACCGCGCCCGAGCTCCAGCTCACCGAGTAGCTCGTCCCGGCGGCGAATCCCGTGCCCGCACCGGTCACCGAGGTGCCGACGCTCCCCGAGCTCGGGATCAGGATCAGGTCGGAGCTGACCACGAACGTGGCGCTCGGAGCGTAGGCGCCTTCGACCGCCGTGATCGTGTGGTCGCCGCCGATCGACTCGGGCACGACGAACGTGCAGCCGAAACCACCGGAACCGTTCGTCGTCCCCGAGCAGAGCAGCACCTCGGAGTCCCAGAGCAGCGAGATCGCCTGGTCGGCGTCGAAACCGGTGCCCGCGACATTCACGGTGGCACCGGAGACCCCGCTCGACGCGGAGAGCGCGACGGCGGGGGTGATCGCGAACGAGGTGACCGCCGTGTGGGTGTGGTCGGTCACGCTCACGACGTAGGGTCCGGCGGGCGCGTAGGGGATCGTCGCGACGCACGTGATGATGCCGATGTCGCTGACCTCTCCGCCGCAGAGCGTGACCGTGGTGTTCCACGTGACCGAGAAGGCAGCGTTGGCGGCAAACCCGCCGCCCTCGACCGAGACCGAGGATCCGACCGGGCCCGAGTTGGGAACGATCGAGACGCCCGGAACGATGGTGAACGTCGCCGTCGCGCTGAAGGCGCCGACGGTCGCGCTGACGGTCGCCGGCCCGGCGGGGACCACGGGGGCGAGGAACGGGCAGGAAAGGCTACCGTTCGTCGCCGTCGTGCCCGAGCAGACGGGGGTGGTCCCGTTCCACTCGATCGCGAAGGCCGACTGCGCGGCGAAGCCGGTCGCGTTCGCCGTGACGGTCGAGCCGACGGGGCCGCTCACGGGGCTCAGCCCGAGCGACGCCTCGACGTCGAACGAGCCGGTCGCACCGTTGATGCCGTCGCCCGCGCCGATCGCCTCGGCGCCTCCCGGCACCTCGGGGACCGTGAAGCTGCAGCGGAAGCCGCCCGTCGAATTCACGGTGAGCGAACCGGACGAGCAGGCAGCGATCCCCGCGCCCGAGAACGTCAGCGCGATCGTTCGACCGGGACCGAAACCGGTGCCCGAGACCGTGGTGGTGGACCCGACGGTCCCTTCGGACGGCGCGACGTTCAGTGTCGGAGACTCGACCAGGAACGTGGCGGACGCCGAGTTGTTCTTGTCCGCGGCGGCCAGGGTCTGGGTACCGGCGGGCACCGCGGGCACGCTGAAGTCGCAGTCGTAATCCCCCGAGCTGCTCGTCTTGTTGCTGGTCGCGTCGGCACACTGGGTGATCGGGACGGCGTCGAACGCCACGGTGAGCACCGTATCCGGCGCGAACCCGCTGCCGGTCGCGGTGACCGCGGAGGCGACGTACCCGGTCGTCGGAGCGATCGAGAGCGTGGGCTCCCCGACCGTGAAGTCGGCCAGGGCGTGGTTCGTCCCGTCCGACGCGTTGACGACGACCGACCCGGCGAGTATGCCCGGAACCGTGAACGTGCAGTCGAAGAACCCGGTGCTGCTGTTGGTCTCGTTGCTGCCCGCGGTGCACTGCTTGATGCTGACGGTGCCGAACTTGAGGTCGAGCACCTTGCTTCGGGCGTAGCCCTGCCCCGTCGCCTCCACGCTCGAACCGATCTGCCCCGAAGTGGGGGTCAGCAGGAGCGTGGGGGCGTTCACCGTGAACGCCGTCGTGGCGTTGTGGACCGAGTCGTCGGCGCTGACCGTGGCCGCGCCGGCGGGCACCACGGGGATGGTGAACTTGCAGTCCAGGTCGCCGCTCGCGTCCGTGGTGAGCGAGCCGGACTTGCAGCTCGAGACCGTCTTCGTGTCGACCTTGAGGGTGAGGGCGGTCGACGGCGAGTAGCCGACCCCGGTCGCCTTGGTGGTGTTGGAGACGTACTCGGAATCGGGCGACAGCGTCAGCGTCGCGTTCTTGATCGTGAAGTCGGCGAACGACATGTTCGTGGACTCGTTGGCGAACACCGGATAGGCGCCCGCCGGGAACGCCAGGGGGACCGGGAAGTGGCACCAGAACGCGCCGCTCGAGTTCGAGACGTTCGTGGTGCTGTCCCCGCAGGTGATGACCTGGTCGGCGAAGGTGATGTTGACCGCGCTCTCGTTGCCGAAGCCGGTCCCCGAGAAGTTGACGAGGGCGCCGGGGTAGGCCGCCGTCGGCTCGATCTCGACGGACGCAGGATCGCCGAGCATGGGAACGAAATGCCCGGGAGCGTGGGCCGCCCCGGCCGCCGAGAGATCGCGCGCCGCCGGCGTCGCGACCCCTACGAGGCTGATCGTACCGACGGACAGGGCGAACGCCAGGAGGACCAGCACGAGCGGGCGGGTCGCCTGCGACGGAGCGCCGGGGCGGAGTCGATCGGTCGTCCGTCCGGGCCGAACGGTCGCGGAGCGGGCTCGTCGCGGGGCGCTCACTCGGCTTCGCTCCCGGGGCCGACCGCCCCGTCAGGCAGGATAAAAAGGGCCGCGACGCGGCAATAAATCCTGCGGGCACGCTCCGGGCGGCACTCCCGCGGGGCCGGGGGAGGCCGCCCGCCCGCGGGCTCGCCGTTATAGACCGGACGGAGTTCGCGCGACCATGAACTCGACCTCGGCGCCGATTGGGCCGGCCTCCACCCCCCCACCCGCCGCAGGACCACAGCCGACGTGGCATCGCGCGCTGGAGATCTTTGCCGGAGTTCTCGCCATTGGGCTGGCGGCGATCGCGCTCGCCGACCCGGGCCTCGGCCTCGCGCTCGCGGTCTTCCTGTTCGCCCTCGCGCTCCTGTGGCTCGGACTCTGGCGTCTGACGCGCGCGTGGGCCCGGCCGGATCGCAAGGGCTGGCAGCGGGGGCTGGATGGCGCCGCCGGCACGATAGCGATCGTGCTCGCCTTCCTCGTGATCGCAGTGCCGTTCTTCGCCGTCGTCGCCCTGCTGGTGCTCATTGTCCTCCTGTGCGTGGGCTTCATGCTGATCGGGTTCAGCTGGCTCGGCGTGGCCGCCGGCCATGCGGGAGAGCCCGGATGGTACCGGGGCATGGGTGCGGTGCTGGGCGCGGTGGGGATCCTCGCCGCGGTCGTGGTGCTGTTCGACACGGTCGCGGCGTTGCTGACGCTCGTGCTGCTGCTCGCCGTCGGCCTGATCCTGCTCGGACTCGCCGACCTCGTCTCGGGCATCACCGGTCGGCCGTTCCGATCGCCGTTCACGATCCCGACCGCTTTCCGACCGCCGCCGAGCGCCTAGGGCGGCGGGCGCGGCAAGCGCCCTTATCCGCCCCACGGGCTCGCTCGGCGGGGTTACGGAAATTGGTCGAGTTGCGCCCGTTCCGTGCCTTCCACCCGGACCCCGCCAGCGGCGATCCGCGACGGCTCGTCTGCCCGGTCTACGACACGATGACCGACGACGAGCTTGCCCGCTACGCCTCGGCCGACCCGAACAACGCGGCGGGCTTCGTGCCCCGGCCGCGATCGCTGTCGCTGGCGGACTTCCTCGAGCGCGCGAGCGGGAACCTCCGACGGGCGCTCGCCTCGGGAGCCTTCCGGCAGGATCCGACGCCGGCCTTCTACGTCTACGGCATCCGGTACGTGCCGCCCGACGACATCCGGGAAGCACTACCGGCGGACGAGCGGCGTCCGGAGTACCTGCTGCTCGGGCTGGTCGGCGCGCTGCCGTTCGAGCGGCTCGCGCACGGCCTGGTCGCGCTCCACGAACGGACGTTCGCCGACCGCGTCGCGGAGCGCGTCGCCCTCACGGAGGCGACCGGCATGTCGTTCGCGCCGATCCTCGCCGGCTATCATGCAGCCGACCACCGGCTCAACGACCGGCTCGAGGGCCTCCTCGGCATCGACCGGCGGCGCCTCGCCTTCGAGGGCGCCCGACCCCCGGTCGTCGAGGCGACGCTCGGCGAGACGACCCACCGACTCTGGCGCATCGACGATCCGTCCGAGCTCGAGGCGCTCGCCGCGGCGACCGCTCCCCTGCGTCTACTGATCCTGGACGGGCACCACCGCTTCACCGCCGCGGCCCGACGCTTCTACGACGGCCGCCCGAGCGCGCCGCTCGTGATGCTCGTCGACGGGGAGGATCGCGCGCTCCGGCTCCTCCCCTGGCATCGGGTGCTGCCGGCCCGGGCGCGAGCCTTCCCGGCGCTGATCGAGGCTGCTCGGCTGCACTTCGACGCCGTGCTCTCGATGCCGGGCCCGCTCACCGCGGAGGCTGCGATCGAGAGGCTGCACCGCATGCGGGCTTCGGGAGTCCGGGGCTTCGTGGCCGCATCGCGAGACGCCGCGTATGAGGTCCACGGTCCGGCAAGCGAGGACGCCGGCGCCGACTTCGACCTCCTGCACGGATTCCTGGACGACATCCTCGAGCTCGACCCCGAGGACCTGCAGTTCGTGCGCTCCCCCCGCCGAGCCCTCGAGCTCGCGCGAGGGTCCGGGCCGGACGACGCGGGGACGGCGATCCTGCTGCCGGGGCTGAGCGCCCGGGGCGTGGAACAGCGCGCGTTCGAGCGCGGCCAGGTGATGGCCGAGAAGTCGACGATGTTCCTACCGAAAGTAGCGGAAGGGGTGCTGTTCGCCTCGGCCGGCGAGGCGGCTCGAGGGCCCCCCTCCAGGGCCGGCCCGACCGGCTGAGCGTGCCGCGCTAGGGCGACACGCGCGGCCAATCAGCCTATAAGCCAGCCCCTCGTGGAACGCGCGACCCGGAACCCCCCGTTTGCTCCGGCCGATTGGGGCGCCCGAGACCCAGATGACCGACGCCCCATCGAAGAATAGCCGCCCGAGCCCGGCCCGAACGTTCGACGATCTGCCGCTCGATGCCGCCCTGCGGCGGGGCGTGCAGGAGATGGGTTACCGGGAGCCCACGCCGATCCAGCAGGGCACGATCCCCCATGCGGTGGAGGGACGCGACCTCATCGGCACCGCGCAGACCGGCACCGGCAAGACCGCCGCCTTCCTCCTTCCGATCCTGGAGCGTCTGCTCGACCGGCCGCGCGGGGCGATCTACGCGCTGGTCCTCACGCCCACCCGAGAGCTCGCGCTGCAGGCCGAGGGGTTCCTCCGGCAGCTCGGCCGCCACACCCGCCTGCGGGGCGCGGCCGTCTACGGCGGCGTCGGGATGGCCGACCAGGAGAAGGCGCTCCGAGGCGGCGCGGAGATCATCGTGGCGACCCCGGGCCGCCTGCTCGACCACCTGCAGCGCGGGTACGTGCACTTCGACCGCCTCGAGATCCTCGTCCTGGACGAGGCCGACCGGATGCTCGACATGGGCTTCCTGCCCGACGTGCGCCGGATCCTCGGCCGGCTGCCGCGCCGCCGCCAGACGATGCTGTTCAGCGCGACCATGCCGGCCGAGGTCGTTCGGCTCGCCCAGGAGTTCCTGCACGATCCGCACATCATCCGGGCGGACGCGCCGACGGTCGCGGCGGTCGGAGTGACCCACCGCGCGATCGAGGTCGCGCCGGACCAGAAGACCAGCGCGCTGGTCGCGGCCCTGCGCGACCCGAGCCGCGCGAGCGTCCTCGTCTTCACGCGGACCAAGCACCGCGCCGACCGCCTGGCGCGCCAGCTCTCGCAGGCGGGCGTGCCGGCGAGCGTCATCCACGGCAACCGCAGCCAGGCCCAGCGGATCCGGGCGCTCGAAGGGTTCCGGCAGGGCCGGGCGCGCGTCCTGGTGGCGACGGACATCGCCGCGCGCGGGATCGACGTCGAGGGCGTCACGGACGTCGTGAACTACGACGTGCCGCACGAGCCCGAGATCTACGTCCACCGGGTGGGCCGCACCGCGCGGGCCCAGCGGCGGGGCGACGCCCTCACGCTCGCCTCGCGCGAGGAGCTCCCGGACCTCGCCCGCATCGAGAGGCTCCTCGGCTTCCCGATCCCCCGCGAGACCAGCACGGGCGCTCCGCTGCCGCGATCCCGGCCCGAACCGTCGCCCCGACGGACCCAGCCCCGGTTCGAGCGAAGGTCGGGTCCCCGCGCCGAGTCGCGCGATCCTTCCCGCTACCAGCGCTGGTGATCCGGTTTCAGCCCGCCGGCGGCGGGGGCGGAGGTCCCGGTGGCGGGGACGGGGCGACGGGGGGCGGCGCCGCAGGCGTCCCCCTCCGCCGGCGTCGGAGGACGAGGAGGATGAGGACGATCGCCAGGACGACGACCGCTCCGATGGCGATCCACCCCACGAGCGCAAGCCCCGCCGGGGCCGGCCCCGCCGGGCTCGTGACCGTCAGGGTGGCCGACGCGTTGCCGCTCTGCCCGGCGGAGGTCGTGACGTCGACCTTGAGCGTGTAGGTCCCCGCGGCGGAGGGGTCGCACGGGAACGAGCTCACGTTGCCGGCCGAGCAGCCGCCGGGGAGGTCGAGGTACGCGTACGAGACCGTTCCGACCGCACCCGAGACCCCGGTCGAGACGATCGACGTGGCGCCGAGCCCGAGCGACGCCGGGTCGAGCTCCAGCGACACGTGGAGGCCCCCGCTGAGGCTCGAGGCGGTGACGTTGAGCAGCGCCGTCGCGCTCGCGGTCTCGGCGTCGGAGCCGGTCACGTTCACGCCGATCACGTAGAGCCCGACCCGCGCCGGCGTGCACGCGAACGACGCCTCGTCCACGTACGGGCAACCGCTCGGGAGCGTCGAGTACGCGTAGGAGAACGGTCCGGTCCCGCCGAAGGTGGCGGTGCGGATCGTGGTCGAGCTCCCGATGAGCACGGGATCCGGCGTCGCGCCCAGCGTCGCCGAGAGGGGCGTCGTCGGCGAGGAGACGTTGCCGAGCGCGACCGCATACACGGCGCCGGGGTAGGCGCCGACCGCGAACAGCTCCTGCGCCACCGGATCGTAGGAGACGCCGGCGTCGATGTCGCCCAAGGCGATCGATCCGTAGAACGTGGCGTTCGTGGCGTTGACCAGGCTCACCCCGGCGATGCCCGGGGCGCTGAGCGCGGACGACGCGATGATCGTCTCGTTCACGGGATCCCAGGTGAGGAAGTACGGCGAACCGATCAGGCCCAGCGGGATGTTCTGAACGGTGGTGTTCGTGGCGCCCGAGATCGCCGTGAGGTTGTTGCTCAGCGAG harbors:
- a CDS encoding GNAT family N-acetyltransferase, with translation MAFEFLSPDRLTDGVVDLVIESREPADPEKGHAPMYRYRIELHGSGDPVGQLRFRVGHTPLLEMAGHLGYQVEEAHRGHGYAERACRLVRSVALAHGFDRLRITLEPSNAASRRTVEKLGAEYRDTVELPADHPMFREDRQRLRRYDWTIRSSR
- a CDS encoding DUF308 domain-containing protein, whose protein sequence is MNSTSAPIGPASTPPPAAGPQPTWHRALEIFAGVLAIGLAAIALADPGLGLALAVFLFALALLWLGLWRLTRAWARPDRKGWQRGLDGAAGTIAIVLAFLVIAVPFFAVVALLVLIVLLCVGFMLIGFSWLGVAAGHAGEPGWYRGMGAVLGAVGILAAVVVLFDTVAALLTLVLLLAVGLILLGLADLVSGITGRPFRSPFTIPTAFRPPPSA
- a CDS encoding DEAD/DEAH box helicase, coding for MTDAPSKNSRPSPARTFDDLPLDAALRRGVQEMGYREPTPIQQGTIPHAVEGRDLIGTAQTGTGKTAAFLLPILERLLDRPRGAIYALVLTPTRELALQAEGFLRQLGRHTRLRGAAVYGGVGMADQEKALRGGAEIIVATPGRLLDHLQRGYVHFDRLEILVLDEADRMLDMGFLPDVRRILGRLPRRRQTMLFSATMPAEVVRLAQEFLHDPHIIRADAPTVAAVGVTHRAIEVAPDQKTSALVAALRDPSRASVLVFTRTKHRADRLARQLSQAGVPASVIHGNRSQAQRIRALEGFRQGRARVLVATDIAARGIDVEGVTDVVNYDVPHEPEIYVHRVGRTARAQRRGDALTLASREELPDLARIERLLGFPIPRETSTGAPLPRSRPEPSPRRTQPRFERRSGPRAESRDPSRYQRW
- a CDS encoding DUF1015 family protein; protein product: MVELRPFRAFHPDPASGDPRRLVCPVYDTMTDDELARYASADPNNAAGFVPRPRSLSLADFLERASGNLRRALASGAFRQDPTPAFYVYGIRYVPPDDIREALPADERRPEYLLLGLVGALPFERLAHGLVALHERTFADRVAERVALTEATGMSFAPILAGYHAADHRLNDRLEGLLGIDRRRLAFEGARPPVVEATLGETTHRLWRIDDPSELEALAAATAPLRLLILDGHHRFTAAARRFYDGRPSAPLVMLVDGEDRALRLLPWHRVLPARARAFPALIEAARLHFDAVLSMPGPLTAEAAIERLHRMRASGVRGFVAASRDAAYEVHGPASEDAGADFDLLHGFLDDILELDPEDLQFVRSPRRALELARGSGPDDAGTAILLPGLSARGVEQRAFERGQVMAEKSTMFLPKVAEGVLFASAGEAARGPPSRAGPTG